Proteins encoded in a region of the Fundulus heteroclitus isolate FHET01 chromosome 2, MU-UCD_Fhet_4.1, whole genome shotgun sequence genome:
- the calub gene encoding calumenin-B, whose product MCFLWAGLKRQRRTSLGDTESAGSNSEMELRPLVMCFALCVVYATSKPTEKKDRVHHDDPLSNKEHDDAENFDYDHEAFLGQEEAKTFDQLTPEESKERLGMLVERIDEDKDGFVTADEMKKWIKHAQKRWIYDDVDRQWKSHDLNGDGMVSWEEYKNATYGYVLDDSDPEDGFSYRQMMARDERRFKMADLDKNMKANKEEFTAFLHPEEYDHMKDIVVLETMEDIDKNGDGLIDLDEYIGDMYNQDGDNTEPEWVKTEREQFTEFRDKNKDGKMDKEETRDWILPSDYDHAEAEAKHLVYESDADKDGRLTKEEIVDKYDLFVGSQATDFGEALTRHDEF is encoded by the exons ATGTGTTTCCTGTGGGCGGGCCTAAAGCGTCAACGACGAACTTCCTTGGGAGACACCG AGAGCGCTGGATCAAACTCAGAAATGGAGCTGCGGCCACTGGTGATGTGCTTCGCTCTCTGCGTGGTTTACGCCACCAGCAAACCCACGGAGAAGAAGGACCGCGTCCATCACGACGACCCTCTGAGCAACAAGGAGCACGACGACGCTGAGAACTTCGACTATGACCACGAAGCCTTTCTGGGACAAGAAGAGGCAAAGACCTTTGACCAACTCACACCCGAAGAAAGCAAAGAGCGGCTTGG AATGCTGGTAGAACGCATAGACGAGGATAAAGATGGCTTTGTGACAGCCGACGAGATGAAGAAGTGGATTAAGCACGCACAGAAGAGGTGGATCTATGACGATGTGGACCGACAGTGGAAGAGCCACGACCTCAACGGGGATGGAATGGTCTCCTGGGAGGAGTACAAGAACGCCACGTATGGATACGTTCTTG ACGATTCCGATCCTGAAGACGGCTTCAGCTACAGGCAAATGATGGCTCGTGACGAAAGGAGATTCAAGATGGCCGACCTTGACAAAAATATGAAAGCCAACAAGGAGGAGTTCACCGCTTTCCTTCACCCCGAGGAGTATGATCACATGAAAGACATCGTGGTGTTG GAAACTATGGAAGACATTGATAAGAATGGCGACGGTTTGATTGACCTGGATGAATACATAG GTGACATGTACAACCAGGATGGAGATAACACAGAACCCGAGTGGGTGAAGACCGAGAGGGAGCAGTTCACCGAGTTCAGGGACAAGAACAAAGATGGAAAAATGGACAAGGAGGAGACCAGAGACTGGATCCTACCAAGTGACTACGACCACGCTGAGGCCGAGGCCAAGCATCTCGTATACGAGTCAGACGCAGACAAA GATGGCCGACTGACGAAGGAAGAAATCGTCGACAAGTACGACCTGTTCGTCGGCAGCCAGGCCACCGACTTCGGGGAGGCGCTGACTCGGCACGACGAGTTCTAA
- the gtf3c6 gene encoding general transcription factor 3C polypeptide 6: MDDEWEEEEQLVVVELSGIINNDFLSKCQTCKILDIDSERPMMQVGQYVFAGEYDDALGTCVLFEELPKKGKAKESPGLRYMCHTVKKLTMQRIFLTEKREGEMMAEGQGDKQQDTTCLSNQSKTDDTHGTLEESTNNTNLEDSAVG; encoded by the exons atggatgatgaatgggaAGAAGAG GAGCAGCTTGTTGTGGTGGAGCTCTCTGGAATAATCAACAACGACTTTCTATCAAAGTGCCAGACATGTAAGATACTG gaTATAGATAGCGAGAGGCCCATGATGCAAGTTGGACAGTATGTGTTTGCAGGGGAATATGATG ACGCTTTGGGAACGTGTGTGCTTTTTGAAGAGTTACCAAAAAAGG GAAAAGCAAAGGAGTCCCCTGGCCTCCGATACATGTGCCACACTGTTAAGAAGCTGACGATGCAGCGGATCTTTCTCACCGAGAAGAGGGAGGGTGAGATGATGGCAG AGGGACAGGGTGACAAACAGCAGGACACAACCTGTTTGTCTAATCAAAGCAAGACCGACGACACACATGGCACGTTAGAAGAAAGTACAAACAACACAAACTTGGAGGACTCTGCAGTTGGCTGA